From Quercus lobata isolate SW786 chromosome 1, ValleyOak3.0 Primary Assembly, whole genome shotgun sequence, one genomic window encodes:
- the LOC115976567 gene encoding pentatricopeptide repeat-containing protein At5g59600-like, with product MKTLPLKSFGLFPNWFATCLHKCLKEKALRPGKQVHAMLLTSGMDMKVLSMSSKLVGMYASCGDMSSARMVFEKIQNPNVFALNWMVLACAFNVYYEEAIGYFCLMQELGNVGNKFTFSILLKACVGLMDVKKGKEVHAVGKKMGFVDEESVANALIDMYCKFGRVCYAQRVFDRMVKRDVATWTSMICGYCNIGKTGKALDLFQRMKLEGLEPNDFTWNAMIAGYARDGDIKGAFALFSRMTRERLVPDLVTWNAMISGLVQSQQAGKAFKLFRDMLVSGIKPNLVTVTGLLPACGLTGSMQRGREIHGLIYRMGLDINIFVAGALIDMYSKCSSVKNAENVFDRIPVKNIVSWNAMIGCYGKHGMVESSIQLFKRIQEEGMQANEVTFICILSACSHNGLVEEGLKIFRAMKESYGIEVGKEHYACVVDLLCRSGRMVDAYELVNEMPMEVPESIVGAFFNGCKIHGRKDLAKMMAQGILKMELKKPGGYVTLSNIYAADSDWEEVENVRKMMKESNNHKKPGFSWAEKRNEFVGEGKESDEVEMGADMIKKEKNDGESKDLDSTRIGG from the exons atgaaaacacTGCCTCTGAAGTCATTCggtttgttcccaaattggttCGCTACGTGTTTGCATAAATGCCTGAAAGAGAAGGCTTTGCGACCCGGCAAGCAAGTTCATGCAATGTTGTTGACTAGTGGGATGGACATGAAGGTGTTGTCTATGAGCTCAAAGCTTGTTGGGATGTATGCAAGTTGTGGGGACATGAGCTCTGCACGGATGGTGTTcgagaaaattcaaaacccgAATGTCTTCGCATTGAATTGGATGGTATTGGCTTGTGCGTTTAATGTGTATTATGAAGAGGCAATTGGGTATTTTTGTTTGATGCAAGAACTGGGAAATGTTGGTAATAAGTTCACTTTTTCGATTCTGTTGAAAGCGTGTGTTGGCTTAATGGATGTGAAGAAGGGGAAAGAAGTTCATGCTGTGGGGAAGAAGATGGGTTTTGTAGATGAGGAGTCAGTGGCAAATGCTTTGATTGATATGTACTGTAAATTTGGAAGAGTTTGTTATGCTCAGAGGGTGTTTGATAGGATGGTTAAGAGAGATGTTGCTACTTGGACTTCTATGATTTGTGGGTATTGTAATATAGGAAAGACTGGAAAAGCTCTTGATTTGTTTCAGAGGATGAAGTTAGAAGGATTAGAACCAAATGATTTCACGTGGAATGCGATGATAGCTGGTTATGCTCGAGATGGAGATATTAAAGGAGCATTTGCGCTCTTCTCTAGAATGACTAGAGAAAGGTTGGTTCCTGATTTGGTCACTTGGAATGCAATGATTTCTGGTCTAGTGCAAAGCCAGCAAGCTGGCAAAGCATTCAAGTTGTTTCGGGATATGTTGGTTTCAGGGATTAAACCCAATCTTGTGACTGTGACAGGATTGCTCCCTGCATGTGGATTGACAGGTTCAAtgcaaagaggaagagaaattcATGGATTGATCTACAGGATGGGGCTTGATATTAATATCTTTGTTGCTGGTGCACTTATTGACATGTACTCGAAATGCAGCAGTGTGAAGAATGCTGAAAATGTCTTTGACAGGATTCCTGTCAAGAATATCGTGTCTTGGAATGCCATGATTGGTTGCTATGGGAAGCATGGCATGGTTGAATCGTCAATACAGTTGTTTAAGAGGATACAAGAAGAAGGAATGCAGGCAAATGAAGTGACTTTTATTTGCATTCTTTCTGCATGCAGCCATAATGGTTTAGTAGAAGAAGGTTTGAAGATATTTAGGGCCATGAAAGAGAGTTATGGAATTGAGGTTGGAAAAGAGCATTATGCTTGCGTTGTTGATCTTTTGTGTCGTTCAGGGAGGATGGTAGATGCTTATGAGTTGGTGAATGAGATGCCAATGGAAGTGCCAGAGTCAATTGTTGGAGCTTTCTTCAATGGTTGTAAAATCCATGGAAGAAAAGATCTGGCTAAAATGATGGCTCAGGGTATTCTGAAGATGGAGTTGAAGAAACCTGGAGGTTATGTGACACTTTCAAATATTTATGCTGCTGATAGTGATTGGGAAGAGGTTGAGAATGTAAGGAAGATGATGAAGGAAAGTAACAATCATAAGAAGCCTGGTTTTAGTTGGGCAGAGAAAAGAAATGAGTTTGTTGGAGAGGGAAAAGAAAGCGATGAAGTTGAAATGGGAGCAG ACAtgatcaaaaaggaaaaaaacgaTGGAGAGTCCAAAGATTTAGATTCTACAAGAATTGGTGGTTAA